In Pseudomonas sp. ADAK18, a single window of DNA contains:
- a CDS encoding D-hexose-6-phosphate mutarotase, protein MHEHPLQRFFKSLRPRPVFAWERFQMREVLVIDHPLCQAVFSRQGAQLLHFQPVGQKPWLWCAAKWPQVGAIRGGVPVCWPWYGRHPSENAWPSHGWARLIDWKLLDSSSDDDGVRLHWQLQLCDWQVDLHAHLGESLELRLSTEHQDELPCQLSHALHAYWRIGNVGEVALSGLDGAQGYDQLSRQACQQEGELRVDGGCQRVFQHEGELHLKDHAWQRELCIDTGDSADTVVWHPGSRPLLGVSFNEASGFVCVESAMAGASLAPGERAHLSLQARAGI, encoded by the coding sequence ATGCATGAGCATCCGCTGCAACGCTTTTTCAAATCCCTGCGCCCGCGTCCCGTGTTTGCCTGGGAGCGCTTCCAGATGCGTGAGGTGCTGGTGATTGATCACCCGCTATGCCAAGCAGTGTTCAGTCGTCAGGGCGCGCAATTGCTGCACTTTCAACCCGTGGGCCAGAAACCCTGGCTGTGGTGTGCTGCCAAATGGCCACAGGTCGGTGCGATCCGTGGCGGTGTGCCGGTGTGTTGGCCATGGTATGGCCGTCATCCCAGCGAAAACGCTTGGCCATCCCACGGTTGGGCGCGGCTGATCGACTGGAAGCTACTGGACAGTAGTAGCGACGACGACGGCGTGCGCTTGCATTGGCAGTTACAGCTGTGCGACTGGCAAGTGGATCTGCATGCGCATCTGGGCGAGAGCTTGGAGCTGCGCTTGAGTACTGAGCATCAGGACGAGTTGCCCTGCCAACTGAGCCACGCTTTGCACGCCTATTGGCGGATTGGCAATGTTGGCGAGGTAGCGCTGTCTGGGCTCGATGGGGCGCAAGGTTATGACCAACTGAGCCGTCAGGCTTGCCAGCAGGAAGGTGAGTTACGGGTCGATGGAGGTTGCCAGCGGGTGTTCCAGCATGAGGGTGAGTTGCACCTCAAGGATCACGCCTGGCAGCGTGAGCTGTGCATCGATACCGGTGACAGTGCCGATACGGTGGTGTGGCATCCAGGCAGCCGTCCGTTGCTGGGGGTGAGCTTCAATGAGGCGTCGGGGTTTGTCTGTGTTGAATCGGCGATGGCGGGTGCCAGCCTGGCGCCGGGGGAGAGGGCGCATTTGAGTCTGCAGGCCAGGGCTGGGATTTGA
- a CDS encoding carbohydrate porin: protein MKKQHNNTRLLCQLSAAAAFVLSANAMAADAFSADSKWMTGDWGGERTKLIEQGIDIKADYVGEMGYNAHGGYNDDKTGRYSDQFGLGVALDLQKLWGWDNTQAKIQLTNRNGQNISNDRVGDPRAGTLSSSQEVYGRGHMVRLTQLWVQHQFLDGKLDVKAGYFGEGEDFNTFPCEFQNLAFCGSQVGNWATNIWYNWPVMQAALRVKYNITPELYAQIGAYNQNPSQTEHGNGFKLSGSGTKGTVLPVELVWSPKVNGLPGEYRVGYYKSTADANDVREDVNGQDAGATGNPYRVRNSKSGYWGVVQQQLTTHNGDASRGLNVAANATFHDKDTNFIDNYQSLMFVYKGPFDARPKDDIGIGFARIHVNDDVKKNAELINASGGFTDYDQAGYMPLQSTEYNYELNYGFHVTNWLTVRPNLQYITHPGGVDKVDNALVAGLKIQSVF from the coding sequence ATGAAAAAGCAACACAACAACACCCGGCTGCTCTGCCAACTGTCAGCAGCAGCAGCCTTTGTATTGTCCGCCAATGCGATGGCGGCCGATGCGTTCAGCGCCGATTCCAAGTGGATGACCGGCGATTGGGGCGGCGAGCGTACCAAGCTGATCGAGCAAGGTATCGATATCAAGGCTGACTACGTAGGGGAAATGGGCTACAACGCCCACGGCGGTTACAACGATGACAAGACCGGTCGTTACTCTGACCAGTTCGGTCTCGGTGTGGCGCTGGACCTGCAAAAACTGTGGGGCTGGGATAACACCCAGGCCAAGATCCAGTTGACCAATCGTAATGGCCAAAACATCTCCAATGACCGTGTGGGTGATCCGCGTGCCGGCACCTTGAGTTCCTCGCAGGAAGTCTATGGTCGTGGCCACATGGTGCGTCTGACCCAGTTGTGGGTTCAGCATCAGTTCCTCGACGGCAAACTGGACGTGAAGGCCGGTTACTTCGGTGAAGGTGAAGACTTCAACACCTTCCCATGTGAGTTCCAGAACCTGGCGTTCTGTGGTTCCCAAGTGGGTAACTGGGCGACCAACATCTGGTACAACTGGCCTGTCATGCAGGCGGCGTTGCGCGTGAAGTACAACATCACGCCTGAGTTGTATGCCCAGATCGGTGCGTACAACCAGAACCCATCGCAGACTGAACACGGTAATGGTTTCAAACTCAGCGGCAGCGGCACCAAAGGCACCGTCTTGCCAGTCGAACTGGTCTGGTCGCCGAAGGTCAACGGCCTGCCGGGCGAATACCGTGTGGGTTACTACAAGAGCACGGCCGACGCCAATGACGTCCGTGAGGACGTGAACGGCCAGGATGCGGGTGCCACCGGTAATCCTTACCGCGTACGCAACAGCAAGAGTGGCTACTGGGGTGTGGTGCAGCAGCAACTCACTACCCACAACGGCGACGCTTCCCGCGGTCTGAACGTTGCGGCCAACGCTACCTTCCACGACAAGGACACCAACTTCATCGACAACTACCAGTCGCTGATGTTTGTGTACAAAGGTCCATTCGACGCACGTCCAAAAGATGACATCGGTATCGGCTTTGCCCGTATTCATGTCAACGATGACGTGAAGAAAAATGCTGAGTTGATCAACGCGTCTGGCGGCTTCACCGATTACGATCAGGCCGGTTACATGCCGCTGCAAAGCACTGAGTACAACTACGAACTCAACTACGGCTTCCACGTCACCAACTGGCTGACTGTGCGTCCTAACCTGCAATACATCACCCACCCAGGTGGCGTGGATAAAGTCGACAACGCCTTGGTTGCCGGTCTGAAAATTCAGTCGGTGTTCTAA